A stretch of the Bacillaceae bacterium S4-13-56 genome encodes the following:
- the hslU gene encoding HslU--HslV peptidase ATPase subunit, whose translation MEHLTPRQIVDRLDQFIIGQQDAKKAVAVALRNRYRRMMLDDKLKDEIVPKNILMIGPTGVGKTEIARRLAKLVGAPFIKVEATKFTEVGYVGRDVESMVRDLLETSVRMVKEEKIEAVKDKAIDLANKSLVKLIVPEKKKQAQFKNPFEMLFSNTQEDPSDQGKTEEKDEIDSKRKQIEHQLALGELEDTMVNVEVDEQTPSMFDMLQGSGMEQMGMNMQDAFSQFMPKKKKKRRLPVSEARKLLIHDEAQKLIDMDEVTQESINRAEQSGIIFIDEIDKVVGKNEGQVNVSREGVQRDILPIVEGSTVITKYGPVKTDHMLFIAAGAFHMAKPSDLIPELQGRFPIRVELKKLTVQDFEKILREPNNALLKQYKALLQTEGINIEFSDDAVHRLAEVAYQVNQETDNIGARRLHTILEKLLEDLSFEAPDITMEKIEITKNYVDEKLSSIAKNKDLSQFIL comes from the coding sequence ATGGAACATTTAACACCACGACAGATTGTGGATCGTTTGGATCAATTTATCATCGGGCAACAGGATGCCAAAAAAGCAGTTGCTGTTGCTTTAAGGAACCGTTATCGACGTATGATGCTTGATGATAAATTAAAGGATGAAATTGTTCCAAAAAATATTTTGATGATAGGACCAACTGGTGTAGGGAAGACGGAGATTGCGCGACGTTTAGCAAAACTAGTTGGTGCACCTTTTATTAAGGTGGAAGCTACTAAGTTTACTGAGGTAGGCTATGTGGGACGAGATGTAGAATCCATGGTTAGAGATTTACTTGAAACTTCTGTCCGAATGGTGAAAGAAGAAAAAATAGAAGCTGTGAAAGATAAAGCAATAGACCTTGCGAATAAAAGTTTGGTTAAATTAATTGTTCCGGAAAAAAAGAAACAGGCGCAATTTAAAAATCCATTTGAAATGCTCTTTTCAAATACACAGGAAGATCCTTCTGACCAAGGGAAAACAGAAGAGAAAGATGAAATTGACTCAAAAAGAAAACAAATTGAACATCAGCTGGCCTTAGGTGAATTGGAGGATACCATGGTTAATGTAGAGGTTGATGAACAAACACCGTCGATGTTTGATATGCTACAGGGATCGGGTATGGAACAAATGGGGATGAATATGCAAGATGCCTTTAGCCAATTCATGCCCAAGAAAAAGAAAAAGAGACGCTTGCCTGTTTCGGAGGCAAGAAAACTTCTTATTCATGATGAGGCCCAAAAGTTGATTGACATGGATGAAGTGACACAGGAGTCTATCAACCGTGCGGAACAATCAGGGATCATTTTTATTGATGAAATTGATAAGGTTGTAGGCAAAAATGAGGGACAAGTGAATGTATCACGTGAGGGTGTGCAACGTGATATCCTTCCAATAGTGGAGGGATCGACTGTAATAACCAAATATGGCCCTGTAAAAACAGATCACATGCTTTTTATTGCTGCGGGTGCTTTTCATATGGCAAAACCTTCTGATCTCATCCCTGAACTTCAAGGCCGCTTCCCAATTCGAGTAGAGTTGAAGAAACTCACCGTTCAAGACTTTGAGAAGATTCTTAGAGAACCTAATAATGCTTTACTTAAGCAATACAAAGCGCTTTTACAAACTGAGGGTATAAACATTGAATTTTCTGACGATGCTGTTCATAGGTTGGCAGAAGTGGCCTATCAAGTGAATCAAGAAACAGATAACATTGGTGCAAGGCGTTTGCATACTATCCTTGAAAAGCTCTTAGAGGATTTGTCCTTTGAAGCTCCAGATATAACAATGGAGAAGATAGAAATCACAAAAAATTACGTAGACGAGAAACTCTCGTCCATTGCTAAAAATAAAGATTTAAGCCAATTTATTTTATAA
- the hslV gene encoding ATP-dependent protease subunit HslV codes for MIDSFHATTIFAVQHNGQCAMSGDGQVTFGNAVVMKHKAKKVRRLFNGEILAGFAGSVADAFTLFEKFEGKLEAYNGNLQRAAVELAKEWRSDKVLRKLEAMLIVMNKEHMFIVSGTGEVIEPDDGILAIGSGGHYALSAGRALKRYAPEKTAEEIAKAALEIAGEICVYTNDQIVLEVL; via the coding sequence ATGATAGATAGCTTTCACGCAACGACTATTTTTGCCGTTCAACACAATGGCCAATGTGCCATGAGTGGCGATGGTCAAGTGACATTTGGAAACGCTGTCGTTATGAAACACAAAGCGAAAAAAGTAAGAAGATTATTTAATGGGGAAATACTAGCAGGATTTGCAGGTTCAGTGGCAGATGCTTTTACTCTTTTTGAAAAATTCGAGGGAAAACTTGAAGCATACAATGGGAATCTTCAGCGTGCTGCGGTAGAACTAGCAAAGGAATGGAGAAGTGATAAGGTTCTTCGAAAGCTGGAAGCAATGTTGATTGTAATGAATAAAGAACATATGTTTATTGTTTCAGGAACGGGAGAGGTTATAGAACCTGATGATGGAATTTTAGCCATAGGTTCAGGAGGACACTATGCATTATCGGCTGGAAGAGCGCTGAAACGTTATGCACCTGAAAAAACAGCAGAAGAAATTGCTAAAGCTGCGTTAGAGATTGCCGGTGAAATATGTGTCTATACAAATGATCAAATTGTGCTGGAGGTATTATAA